DNA from Hwangdonia lutea:
TTATCGATAGCATGATCGTTTTGATTAAAATTGGTTAAATCGGAATCCTGAAAAACACGTTTTTTGTAAAGGTCGTAAGTTGGCGTTGTAATTAAATCGGTTACCGAACGACGGGTGGAAATTTGCAATTCGGTATTGTGCGTTAGCGGAATTTTGGCAAACACATCGGCATTAATCAAGTTGAATCCGCCACCGGCTTTAAATGTATTGTCAATTTTATTGGGCATTTGCATATCGATAATACTGGAAATACCATCGCCGTATTTTGCGGGCGTGCCGTTTTTTGAGACGTTTACCTGTTTTGTTGTATATGGATTGAATGCCGAAATCAACCCGAAAAAATGCCCAGATTGATACATTTTAATACCATCCCAAAGCAGCAGATTTTGGTCGTGTGTGCCACCACGGATATTAATATTCGATACGGTTTCATCAATACTTAAAACCCCGGGTAACGATTGTATGGTTTGCAACACATCGGGTTCAATTAAACCCGGAAGAATACCAAAGGTTTCGGGTTTTATGGTAATTATCCCATCGTTTAATTTGGTAATACCCGTGGTTAAATAATTGGTGATTACAATTTCATCCAGCCTTTGCGTTGTATGGAATAAACTCAGAGGTTTACGGGCTTTTATGGCAACAAATCTATCGTTTAGCAATTCGAAGTCCAGAGTTGTTTTTTCTTTAAGAAATTCTAAAACCTCGGCTAAAGTTAAATCTTCATCCGGAATGACTGTTTTTTTGTTTTCAATAGTCGCATCGGCATAAGAAAAGCTAATGTTGTACCGTGTTTCAATAATCTTTAAAACAACAACAAGTGTGTGTTTTTCTTTTTGAATAGTTTGCGCGCTAAACGCTGCCACATTCAAAAAAAACAATAGTATAAAGATAGAACCTGTACCTTTTCTACTCACGCTTTAATGTTATCGTATTGTTGGTTTTACTATGTGTTAATTGTAAAGGTAAGGTAATGTTTTTTATGGCGATATCTAAACTATCGTGCGGAAAACCGCCAGTAAATAATTGATTGGTATCAATATCTTTTACATCAAAAGTAACGTTGTATTGTCTTTCAAATTCGGCAATAACCTCTTTAAAAGGCAAGCTTTTAAACTGACTTTCGTTATTTAACCACGAAGGTGTTGTGCGGCTTTCTTTTTCTTTAGCAATTTGTTTCCCATCGATAATTAAAAAACGGTCTCCCGGATTTAATTTTTTTTCTTGAGCGTTGTACGTAACCCCAACCATTCCTTCGTAGCAAATAACCTCAAAATAATTGTCCCGTTGTTTTACATTAAATTGAGTACCATAAACCGTAACGGTTCCTGATTTTGTGATAACATGAAATTTTGAACCTTTGGCCACTTTAAAAAAAGCTTCGCCATTAAGCTCGACTTCGCGCACTTCTTTCCAATCTTTTTTGTTGAAAGCCAACACCGATTTGGCATTAAGCGAAACACTCGAAGCGTCTGGTAATTCTATAGTTGTTTTTTGGGCAAATTCGGTAGTAATCGTCGTGTCTAAAGTGGTGGTGTAATAGTATAAACTAAAACAAACGGCAAGTATCGCAGCAACACGCATTAATGGTTTTAACCAGTTTGTTGTTTGCTTTTTAGTGCTTTTAATTTTAGACAATACGTTTTCTAATTCAGCCGAGGTATTAAAATCTTTAGCCTTAAAAGCTTGCAGGCTGGTGTTTAACTTTACTAAATCATCATAATCTTCAAGGTTTTTAAACGCTTCAAGTTCTTGTGGATTTAGGTTGTTATCTAACCATTTCGATATGAGTTCTTCTCTGTTCATGATTTCTTATTCAAATATATAACAGTTGAGTTTTATTTTTTCCTACCCTTGGGATGAAAAAAGTTTATATTTTATTTATTAACCAAACAAAACCAATTGCTAAAAAGATAATTCCACCAATTATAAAAATCATCGGAAAAAATGTTTTCCAGAAATTATTATTTATCATTATTTCATATTCATTGTCTTTTCTGAAATAAATTATATCAACGAATTCATTAATCTTTTTCGGGTTTTCGCTCGAATCTAATTTTTGAGTAGTAATGATTCCATTCTGATTAGTAAAACTAACAATTGGAAAATGATATAAATAAGAATCGCCATCTACGTCTCTTATTCTTTCTTCAACAAAATCAATTATTTTAGCTTTAGCTTTAATTCCGTTTCTTTGAATTCGACGATTTGAATTTCGAACAAAGATTCCAGCATAAATAAACCCACCACCCACAATTAAAAAAACAATAGCACCAATTAAATTTTCCATCTAAGTTTTATAATATTTATAACTCTTTAATCTCCTCCCTTAACTTTTTCAAAGCCCCATAAATACGTTTTTCAACCGCTTTGGTCGAAATATCCAAAAGTGCTGCAATTTCTTTAAAACGCTTACCTTCAACCCGATTCATCATAAAAGCAACACGTTGTGCTTCGGTTAAATTTGCAAGTGCTTTTTGTAGTTTATCGTTATACTCGGTTTCCTGCATTAAAAATTCAGGATTTTCGTTGGTGTATGTTTTGGGTTTCGTTTGCTGGTGTTTTAAAACCACTTTTCGGTGCGCCGCTTCATTCAACATTAAATTATTGGCGGTGGTAAACAAAAAACTTTTGGCTTTATCGGGCGAGATCTTCGCGCAGTTTTGCCATAACTTCATAAAGGCTTCCTGTACTTTGTCCTTTGGGTTAAGCAATTCGCCAAACTTATAATATAAAAAGTTGTGTAAATCTTTGGCGTGTTTATTAAAAATAGATGAAAAAATACGCTCTTCGCAAATATTTTCATGTAGTTGTTTGCTCATTGTTTTTGGTAGTTGGAGCCACTAAAATAGCTTTTTTGGAATTTAGTTTTTGGTTTTTTTTGAAATTTCTCGTTGTTGGGGGTAGGAATTTTTAAAGTTATCTTGTTTTATAATCAAAATGCTATGTTTAACCCAAATACCAGTATTATGAAAACTAAAATCAGTACATTATTACTATTACCTTTTTTTGCTCTTTTAATGTTAACGTCCTGTCAGCAGGAAGTTGTCGACATTACACCGCCTGCCGATTCTGAAGCGCTTTCAGCAAGCTCTCCATTAACCGCATTAATGAGTTCTGCTTCTAAAATGGACGGCTCGAAAGACAATATTATTGATAACGCCAGTTGTTTGTCAATTGAATTACCCGTTACTGTTGTGGTTAACGGACTTGAGATTATAATAGATTCGGAAGAAGACTACAAAGTTATCGAAGCTATTTTTAATGAGTTTGAAGAAGATGACGATTATTTGGAAATTATCTTTCCTATTACAATTATTACGGCTGAACACGACGATATTGTAATTAACAATGCCGATGAATTAAAAGAATTTGTTGATGAATGTAAAGGCGAAAATGAAAATGACGACGATATAGAATGTATCGATTTTAAATACCCCATTTCGTTTTCGGTTTACGATGTAAACTTTCAGGTTATTGATGTAATTACTGTTGAAAACGACAGGCAGTTGTATAAATTTCTAAAACGTGTTAAAAATTCTGAGTTTTTAGCCAGTCTAAACTTTCCGGTAACTATGGTTTTGGCCGATGGTACAGAAGTGGTTGTTAATAACAATGAAGAATTAGAAAATACTATTAATGAAGCTAAGGATGCTTGTGATGAAGACGATGATAACGATTATGGCGATGACGATTTTACAAAAGAACGTCTAGACGAATATTTGCAAATCTGCCCATGGGTTGTGCACGAGTTTAAAAGAAACAACCAAGATAATACAGTAGAATACCAATCTTACGCCTTAAACTTTAAAGAAGATGGTGTGGTAAGAATGCGCGCCAGAAACGGCGATATATTAACTGGTACATGGAGCACGCGCGTAACCAAAAGAGGTGCACTTTTAAAGTTAGAATTTGATACCCTCGCAGACTTTACTTTAGAGTGGATTGTATACGATATTGAATATGGTAAAATTAAACTGTACGAAGAGGGTGGTAACAGAATCATCATGAAAAAGAACTGCGATGTTGTTATTGATATTACCAAAGAACGTATAGAAAACTATTTACAAGAATGTTTATGGCGCGTAGCGAGACTGCAAGTTGATGATGTTCATAATGAAAAAGATTATATAGGAACGCCATTAAAGTTCTTTGCAAACAACGTTGTTAAAATTCGTTTAAACGGTGAGTTTGTAACAGGCGAATACGAAATAGGAGTAAGAAACTCAGGATTCTTTTTGCAAATCTTTTTACAAGACAGACCAAACTTAAAATTAGAATGGTTAATTACGTTCCTTGAGCCAGGGTTGATTAAGCTTGAAAACGAGAACAACCGTATGGTGTTAAGAAGACATTGTGCAGACGGCGATGACGATATAAACTATATTGATGATGTGCTGTTAACCTGGGAATGGGAAGTTGCTTTATATCAAGATGGCGATGTAAATAAAACCGAAGAGTTCTTTATGTACACCATCGATTTCTTGGAAAACGGCTGGATTAAAGTAACCGATCCAAACAATGGTATTATTGATGGTAACTGGTTAGCATACAGACACGAAGGCTTGCATTTGGGGCTGCACTTTGGTATTGAAGCACCGTTTGATGATTTAAATCACAGATGGAAAATTGCAGAAATCACTCAAAGTAGAATTGAGTTAAAAGATTTAAACGCCAACGGAGAAATAGAACGCATATTAGTCCTTGAGAAAAAAGAATAATTGAAGAATGTTTCCTCGGAACTAAAAGTTCCGAGGTTTCAATTAAAACTGTCATTCCCGTGCAAACGGGAATCAAAATAAAAAAATCTATCGAATTTTTTATGTTTTTGGTGAAAAGGAAACCCCTCTTTTCGGTTGGTTAGGTTAATTAATAAGTAAGTTTCCTTTTATATAGGCTGTCAAATTTAATTTTGGCAGCCTTTTTTTATTCTTGTTTTTTATAGTATGTTACTTCAATAATACGCTTCAAATCATTAAATTTGCACTTCTTAAAATTTAAACCAAAATTATGTTCAATAATTTAAGCGATAAATTAGATAAAGCCTTACACGTTCTTAAAGGACACGGAAGTATTACCGAGGTTAATGTAGCCGAAACTCTAAAGGAAGTACGCCGTGCCTTGCTTGATGCCGATGTTAACTTTAAAATAGCCAAAGAGTTTACCAACCGAGTTAAAGAAAAGGCCTTGGGTCAAAACGTTTTAACAACGCTTCAGCCTGGGCAACTTATGGTTAAGATTGTTAAAGACGAGCTTACCGAACTCATGGGTGGCGATGCTGAGGGTATCAATCTTTCAGGCAATCCGAGTATTATTTTAATGTCCGGTTTACAAGGTTCTGGTAAAACCACATTTTCTGGTAAATTGGCTAATTATCTTAAAACAAAAAAAACTAAAAAACCTTTATTGGTTGCTTGTGATGTGTATCGTCCTGCCGCAATAGATCAATTACATGTTGTTGGTGACCAGATTGGTGTTGAGGTTTATAGTGATAGGGGAAACACCGATCCTGTTGCCATTTCGCAAGCAGGTATTGCCCATGCCAAAGCCAACGGATTTAATGTGGTTATTATTGATACCGCAGGTCGTTTGGCGGTGGATGAGGTGATGATGACCG
Protein-coding regions in this window:
- a CDS encoding DUF3592 domain-containing protein, producing the protein MENLIGAIVFLIVGGGFIYAGIFVRNSNRRIQRNGIKAKAKIIDFVEERIRDVDGDSYLYHFPIVSFTNQNGIITTQKLDSSENPKKINEFVDIIYFRKDNEYEIMINNNFWKTFFPMIFIIGGIIFLAIGFVWLINKI
- a CDS encoding RNA polymerase sigma factor, which produces MSKQLHENICEERIFSSIFNKHAKDLHNFLYYKFGELLNPKDKVQEAFMKLWQNCAKISPDKAKSFLFTTANNLMLNEAAHRKVVLKHQQTKPKTYTNENPEFLMQETEYNDKLQKALANLTEAQRVAFMMNRVEGKRFKEIAALLDISTKAVEKRIYGALKKLREEIKEL
- a CDS encoding FecR family protein is translated as MNREELISKWLDNNLNPQELEAFKNLEDYDDLVKLNTSLQAFKAKDFNTSAELENVLSKIKSTKKQTTNWLKPLMRVAAILAVCFSLYYYTTTLDTTITTEFAQKTTIELPDASSVSLNAKSVLAFNKKDWKEVREVELNGEAFFKVAKGSKFHVITKSGTVTVYGTQFNVKQRDNYFEVICYEGMVGVTYNAQEKKLNPGDRFLIIDGKQIAKEKESRTTPSWLNNESQFKSLPFKEVIAEFERQYNVTFDVKDIDTNQLFTGGFPHDSLDIAIKNITLPLQLTHSKTNNTITLKRE